A single genomic interval of Stieleria maiorica harbors:
- a CDS encoding putative Ig domain-containing protein, with the protein MQLSSDGGGMIAHRFDIDAELRRSDVNYLLVDSRPPDFVRVGEAVDYQITAKSKSGGIDFSLEDAPDGMELSEQGRLTWTPGVDSPSPATVITSVSDGSGQQVFHMFEIAVAGVNNDRAKHLKLPKPSNALPVLPSVRMADGRGADHVAFPGPIGRIVAGGSGRFLFCHLESVGRVAVVDLFQRKIVHYLPAPGNARVVAGATRALVFDSAVGVVMRYRLDTFECDAVGELPYEGNLDYAAMGAGSEGPVMLRTSKESSFSFHLMDIDSLKLISNVWPSLSHPRGILSAKHVIRASTVGNVFSINEGATFVLRGSMMNKLGGIHGSYVGGGLLSSDGSYSVVGDKLYDARLSLVGEPSKYYINAVPSITGPYFLAFMPEQKEAGSEKLSATVRLFGEEKPVAKIADFAEQSNVFYKRFEERMPMFFAPEANVIAIRSSKEDRIDLRSFDVENALASSDVDYFFVDSLAVTVAQCGEQYRYQLSVKSRQKGFRFRLERGPRGMQITEDGTLTWNVPGIPGEHHLVVVAVVRGDSREAHHTFRITTHR; encoded by the coding sequence TTGCAGCTTTCCAGTGACGGTGGTGGGATGATCGCGCACCGATTTGATATCGATGCCGAATTGCGTCGGTCCGATGTGAACTATCTGTTAGTGGATTCAAGGCCGCCAGATTTCGTCCGCGTCGGCGAAGCAGTGGACTACCAGATCACTGCGAAGTCGAAGTCGGGTGGTATCGATTTTTCACTGGAAGACGCCCCTGACGGGATGGAGCTTTCTGAACAAGGCAGATTGACGTGGACACCGGGTGTTGACTCGCCTTCTCCCGCAACGGTCATCACCTCAGTCAGCGACGGTTCTGGCCAGCAGGTTTTTCACATGTTCGAAATCGCTGTTGCCGGGGTGAACAACGATCGTGCCAAACACTTGAAACTGCCAAAGCCTTCCAACGCATTGCCGGTACTGCCAAGTGTTCGAATGGCCGACGGACGAGGAGCGGACCATGTTGCCTTTCCTGGACCGATTGGTCGGATTGTTGCAGGTGGCTCCGGTCGTTTTCTGTTTTGCCACCTCGAATCGGTTGGCAGAGTTGCCGTAGTTGATCTCTTCCAAAGGAAGATCGTTCACTATTTGCCCGCGCCAGGCAATGCCCGTGTTGTTGCCGGTGCGACTCGCGCGCTGGTTTTCGACTCCGCCGTTGGTGTTGTAATGCGATACCGCTTGGACACGTTTGAATGTGACGCGGTAGGAGAGCTTCCTTATGAAGGAAACCTGGACTATGCCGCCATGGGCGCTGGATCGGAAGGGCCCGTGATGTTGCGCACCTCAAAAGAATCGTCGTTCTCGTTTCATCTAATGGACATCGATTCATTGAAACTAATCAGTAATGTGTGGCCGTCTTTGTCTCATCCTCGGGGGATTCTCAGTGCAAAACACGTGATTCGCGCCAGTACAGTTGGAAATGTGTTTAGCATTAATGAAGGCGCTACGTTTGTTCTTCGAGGATCTATGATGAATAAACTCGGCGGAATCCACGGCTCGTATGTCGGTGGGGGATTACTTTCTTCCGATGGCTCGTACTCCGTAGTCGGGGATAAGCTCTACGATGCTCGCCTGAGCTTGGTGGGCGAGCCTTCCAAGTACTACATTAATGCAGTTCCGTCGATCACCGGCCCCTACTTCCTGGCGTTTATGCCTGAGCAAAAGGAAGCGGGGTCCGAAAAACTTTCCGCTACCGTGCGACTGTTCGGCGAAGAAAAACCCGTTGCGAAGATCGCTGACTTCGCAGAGCAATCCAATGTCTTTTACAAGCGGTTTGAGGAACGAATGCCGATGTTCTTTGCCCCCGAGGCAAACGTGATTGCAATTCGTTCGAGTAAGGAAGACAGGATCGATCTTCGAAGTTTTGACGTCGAGAACGCTCTGGCGTCATCGGACGTTGACTATTTCTTCGTTGATTCGCTTGCCGTTACGGTTGCTCAATGTGGTGAGCAATACCGGTATCAGCTTTCGGTGAAATCAAGGCAGAAGGGCTTTCGTTTTCGACTTGAAAGAGGGCCACGCGGAATGCAAATCACAGAAGACGGGACGCTGACCTGGAACGTTCCCGGAATACCCGGCGAGCATCACCTTGTGGTGGTAGCGGTGGTGCGCGGCGACTCGCGTGAGGCTCACCACACCTTCAGGATTACCACGCATCGGTAA
- a CDS encoding serine hydrolase domain-containing protein, giving the protein MTRLDSWLLFVCVLLAPAVVPADDTTQPLDHHAQVSAWVDAAIKDGDLPGAVVCVADGKQIRYLETFGNRQVEPSELPMTTDTVFDLASITKPVATATSIALLVERGQIDLDAPVSKYLPEFTGHQKETITVKQCLLHVSGLTPDNALSDYQDGAQIAWRRICDLKLRSDPGTKFAYSDVGFIVLGKLVEAISGRPLNVFAKEEIFQPMGMHETMFNPPEDLKRRAAPTEKQADGWLKGDVHDPRASRLGGVAGHAGLFSTVNDLVLYGQNLLAADQGNSTVIQQETLRRMTAPHDVPPQSPRGTRTLGWDHQSPYSSNRGTALSLRAFGHGGFTGTVLWIDPEKDLIFIFLSSRLHPDGKGSVNQLAGKIVTLLADKAKP; this is encoded by the coding sequence GTGACACGTCTTGATTCCTGGCTTCTGTTTGTCTGCGTCTTGCTCGCGCCCGCCGTCGTCCCAGCCGACGACACGACACAACCACTGGACCATCATGCTCAGGTCTCCGCCTGGGTCGATGCCGCGATCAAGGACGGTGACCTTCCCGGCGCGGTGGTTTGTGTCGCGGATGGAAAACAGATTCGGTATCTTGAGACGTTCGGCAACCGTCAGGTCGAACCGAGCGAGTTGCCGATGACGACCGACACGGTGTTTGATCTCGCGTCGATCACCAAACCGGTGGCGACGGCAACCTCGATCGCCTTGTTGGTCGAGCGTGGTCAGATCGATCTGGACGCGCCGGTTTCCAAATACCTGCCGGAATTTACGGGGCACCAAAAGGAAACGATCACCGTCAAACAATGCTTGTTGCACGTCAGCGGATTGACGCCGGACAATGCGTTGTCGGATTATCAGGACGGTGCGCAGATTGCTTGGCGGCGGATCTGTGATTTGAAACTGCGTTCGGACCCGGGGACGAAGTTTGCTTATAGCGACGTCGGGTTCATCGTGCTGGGCAAGTTGGTCGAAGCGATCAGCGGCAGGCCGTTGAATGTGTTTGCCAAGGAAGAGATCTTCCAGCCGATGGGGATGCACGAGACGATGTTCAACCCGCCGGAAGACTTGAAACGCCGCGCCGCACCGACGGAAAAACAGGCCGACGGTTGGCTGAAGGGCGACGTGCACGATCCGCGAGCGTCACGTCTGGGCGGCGTCGCGGGACATGCGGGTTTGTTTTCGACCGTGAATGATTTGGTGCTCTATGGCCAAAACCTGTTGGCCGCGGACCAGGGTAACTCGACGGTTATCCAGCAAGAAACGTTGCGCCGCATGACCGCGCCGCACGATGTCCCTCCACAATCTCCCCGCGGGACGCGGACGCTGGGTTGGGATCACCAGTCACCCTATTCCAGCAACCGCGGCACGGCGTTGTCTCTGCGGGCATTCGGGCACGGCGGGTTCACCGGCACGGTGCTGTGGATCGATCCGGAAAAGGACTTGATCTTCATCTTCCTCAGCTCACGATTGCATCCCGACGGCAAAGGCAGCGTCAACCAATTGGCCGGCAAGATCGTCACGCTGCTCGCCGACAAGGCAAAGCCCTAG
- a CDS encoding DUF3179 domain-containing (seleno)protein — MSKRSSEFTPILTFGVILAVGLVLGRVAVGLLASQDRASGDRIVQELSPADAQSNAGGDTGTGGDTGQDRFHKPLKMTVDHPGVEQPPLQRSETVDLIDSTPVVGIEVEDQAIAFVLEAMRDPKAHVVNLHFGQTTSISVSYCYLVDCVRVVKDDSESPIPLHVGGLDINNQMVFLLNGKRYGQMSAELPLDDYPYARTTWGVWKQRHPKTRICVPPSRASIEHLKRKADSAT; from the coding sequence ATGTCAAAACGATCCTCCGAATTCACCCCCATTTTGACCTTCGGCGTCATCCTTGCGGTGGGGCTCGTGCTCGGCCGCGTCGCGGTCGGATTACTTGCCAGCCAAGATCGCGCGTCGGGTGACCGGATCGTGCAAGAGCTGTCACCTGCGGATGCTCAATCAAACGCTGGCGGAGACACGGGCACTGGCGGAGACACGGGGCAAGACAGATTCCACAAGCCCCTCAAAATGACTGTGGATCATCCTGGAGTCGAACAGCCGCCGCTTCAACGAAGCGAGACCGTCGACTTGATCGATTCCACGCCGGTGGTCGGGATTGAGGTGGAGGATCAAGCGATCGCGTTCGTCCTGGAAGCGATGAGGGATCCCAAGGCGCATGTCGTCAACTTGCATTTCGGACAAACGACGTCGATCTCTGTTTCGTACTGTTATCTGGTTGACTGCGTGCGTGTCGTGAAAGACGACTCGGAATCTCCCATTCCGCTGCACGTCGGGGGACTGGATATCAACAATCAGATGGTCTTCCTGCTCAACGGCAAACGGTATGGCCAGATGTCCGCAGAATTGCCACTGGATGATTATCCCTACGCGCGGACCACGTGGGGTGTTTGGAAGCAACGGCACCCGAAAACACGCATCTGCGTCCCTCCCTCCCGCGCATCGATTGAGCATCTGAAACGCAAGGCCGATTCGGCGACTTGA
- a CDS encoding response regulator transcription factor, whose product MESQKRLIVFHRNRLFRDCLATFLDNEKNYDVSPYDHDPHDHDADDWKNRLLESGADILLLDVNLAGGLAVEVTRMFYELAGGTKIILLVPDEHDYLSACMAMGVHGCVLERSSLSDLREAIHRVLSGDKFCSPDFVASMFAEIQRLSKPTAWVPPSLPDEPRLTSREIEVMELLNQRKSNKEIASKLCVSLFTVKNHVRNILEKLDVDNRMEAVDVARKRLDLAPPMEVKRQR is encoded by the coding sequence ATGGAAAGTCAAAAGCGTTTGATCGTTTTCCACCGCAATCGCCTATTTCGCGATTGCCTGGCAACATTTTTGGATAACGAGAAGAACTACGATGTCAGCCCCTATGATCACGACCCCCATGATCACGACGCGGACGACTGGAAAAATCGTCTTCTGGAAAGTGGTGCCGACATCCTGCTACTGGATGTCAATCTCGCCGGCGGGCTTGCGGTGGAAGTCACCAGGATGTTCTATGAATTGGCAGGTGGGACGAAAATCATTCTGCTCGTCCCCGATGAACACGATTATTTGTCGGCCTGCATGGCGATGGGGGTGCATGGCTGTGTCCTCGAACGCTCGTCACTGAGCGACCTCAGGGAGGCAATCCACAGGGTGCTGTCTGGGGACAAGTTTTGTTCACCCGATTTCGTCGCCAGCATGTTTGCTGAAATCCAACGGTTGTCGAAACCGACCGCCTGGGTTCCTCCATCGCTGCCCGATGAACCCCGATTGACGTCGAGGGAAATCGAGGTGATGGAATTGCTCAACCAACGCAAGAGCAACAAGGAGATCGCGTCGAAGCTGTGCGTGTCTCTGTTCACCGTGAAAAACCACGTCCGGAACATTCTCGAAAAGCTGGACGTGGATAACCGCATGGAAGCCGTTGATGTCGCTCGAAAGCGACTTGACCTTGCTCCGCCCATGGAAGTGAAGCGACAACGCTAA